From a single Nicotiana tabacum cultivar K326 chromosome 8, ASM71507v2, whole genome shotgun sequence genomic region:
- the LOC107775168 gene encoding early nodulin-like protein 9: MAQTSSRSYIKSIYILGLLCLLLLIQNGDAYEFKVGGSGDWSVPLDPNANDYNQWAERSRYQIGDTLLFVYPADKDSVLLVTKEDYANCSTTAPLEKYSDGHSIFNLTHSGPFYFISGVHDNCVKNEKFQVVVMADRSINNQTVTSPSSSPSPSTAEVPPAPAPSDEGATSPPTGSVDINPSPTPSQESSPPKNSACSIVMSFVGSVGAFIGSSILLGL, translated from the exons ATGGCTCAAACAAGTTCAAGATCGTACATAAAAAGCATTTATATTTTGGGGTTGCTTTGTCTTTTGCTATTGATCCAAAATGGCGATGCCTATGAGTTCAAAGTTGGAGGTTCTGGAGATTGGAGTGTCCCTTTGGATCCCAATGCTAACGATTACAACCAGTGGGCTGAGAGGAGTCGATACCAAATTGGTGATACTCTAT TGTTTGTCTACCCGGCTGATAAGGATTCAGTTCTTCTTGTAACCAAGGAAGACTATGCAAATTGCAGCACAACAGCTCCACTTGAAAAATACAGTGATGGGCATAGTATTTTCAATCTTACCCACTCTGGACCTTTCTACTTCATCAGTGGAGTTCACGACAACTGTGTCAAGAATGAAAAGTTCCAAGTGGTGGTCATGGCCGATAGAAGCATCAACAATCAAACAGTCACATCACCTTCATCTTCACCTTCACCATCAACAGCAGAGGTTCCTCCAGCTCCAGCTCCTTCCGATGAAGGCGCCACATCTCCACCAACTGGTTCAGTAGACATCAATCCATCACCAACACCTTCTCAAGAATCTTCTCCTCCAAAGAATAGTGCTTGTTCAATTGTCATGAGTTTTGTTGGATCAGTTGGAGCCTTTATTGGTTCTTCCATTCTTCTAGGTCTCTGA